CTGATCCGGCACCTGGCCGGCAAGCTGTTGGACCATGGAAGCAGTTTGTCTAAGGCATCTCGATCTTTGACATCCATATTAGGCATCTGTTCGAACAAGTAGATCAGGTAGGTGAAGGGGTTTAAGCCATTTTCCTTGGCCGTTTCGACGATGCTATAAATCGTGGCGCTGGCCTTCGCACCATGAGGCGTATTCGCAAATAGCCATCCCTTGC
This genomic interval from Syntrophomonadaceae bacterium contains the following:
- a CDS encoding transposase domain-containing protein — protein: KGWLFANTPHGAKASATIYSIVETAKENGLNPFTYLIYLFEQMPNMDVKDRDALDKLLPWSNSLPARCRIRKISDEMPAS